Proteins encoded in a region of the Chloroflexota bacterium genome:
- the argH gene encoding argininosuccinate lyase, which translates to MTALWGGRFSEGPDPLAARFTHSIGFDQRLWDADITGSIAWARAICRAGLITEEERDRLIEGLEAVRAEWAAGTFAIQPEDEDIHTANERRLGEIIGKEIAGKLHTGRSRNDQVVTDVRLWLRDTSRQLRSALLDLQKAAIERAEAGLDVLMPGYTHLQRAQPVRFALWMMAYFWMWQRDRERLDDLMRRADLCPLGAGALAGNPFDVDRQALAEDLGFPGITPNAMDTVSDRDFILEFLGWAAILGVHLSRLAADLTLWCTAEYGFVTLSDAHSTGSSLMPQKKNPDTLELLRGKAGRLIGDLTALLTVVKGLPLTYNSDLQEDKERLFDAADTLAVALPLTAAVLREMTLHPDRMAAALSDDLLATDLADYLVRKGMPFRESHHVVGRAVRRAEELGVPLSRLPLAELRAISPLFAEDVAEVWDFERSVERRRSAGGTARAAIEAQIAQARELVEE; encoded by the coding sequence ATGACCGCTCTTTGGGGAGGACGTTTCAGCGAGGGGCCGGACCCGTTGGCCGCCCGGTTCACGCACTCCATCGGCTTCGATCAGCGGTTGTGGGACGCGGACATCACGGGGTCGATCGCGTGGGCCAGGGCGATCTGTCGCGCCGGCCTTATCACCGAGGAGGAGCGAGATCGGCTGATCGAGGGGCTGGAGGCCGTGCGGGCGGAGTGGGCGGCCGGGACCTTTGCCATCCAGCCGGAAGACGAGGACATCCATACGGCCAACGAGCGACGGTTGGGCGAGATCATCGGCAAGGAGATCGCGGGCAAGCTGCACACCGGACGCTCGCGCAACGATCAGGTGGTCACCGATGTGCGGCTCTGGCTGCGAGACACCAGCAGGCAGCTTCGCTCGGCGCTGCTCGACCTGCAGAAGGCAGCCATCGAGCGGGCGGAGGCGGGGCTGGATGTGCTCATGCCCGGCTACACGCACCTCCAACGCGCTCAACCGGTACGCTTCGCCCTGTGGATGATGGCCTACTTCTGGATGTGGCAGCGGGATCGGGAGCGGCTGGATGATCTCATGCGGCGGGCCGATCTGTGTCCGCTGGGCGCGGGCGCCCTCGCTGGCAATCCCTTCGACGTGGATCGCCAGGCTTTGGCCGAGGATCTGGGATTCCCCGGCATTACGCCGAACGCCATGGACACGGTGTCCGATCGCGACTTCATTCTGGAGTTCCTCGGCTGGGCGGCCATCCTGGGCGTTCACCTCAGCCGGCTGGCCGCCGATCTGACGCTGTGGTGCACGGCCGAGTACGGCTTCGTCACCCTGTCCGACGCACACAGCACCGGCTCCAGCCTGATGCCGCAGAAGAAGAACCCGGACACGCTGGAGCTGCTGCGAGGGAAGGCGGGACGCCTCATTGGCGATCTGACCGCTCTGCTCACCGTGGTGAAGGGCCTGCCGCTGACGTACAACTCCGACCTGCAAGAGGACAAGGAACGACTGTTCGACGCGGCCGACACCCTGGCGGTTGCACTGCCGCTCACCGCGGCCGTGCTGCGGGAGATGACGTTGCACCCCGACCGGATGGCCGCCGCCCTGTCGGATGATCTGCTGGCCACCGACCTGGCCGACTACCTGGTACGGAAGGGGATGCCCTTCCGGGAGAGCCACCACGTGGTTGGCCGGGCTGTGCGGCGTGCGGAGGAGCTTGGCGTCCCGCTCAGCCGGCTTCCCCTCGCCGAGTTGCGGGCCATCTCCCCGCTGTTCGCCGAGGACGTGGCCGAGGTCTGGGACTTCGAGCGCTCGGTGGAGCGACGCCGCAGCGCGGGGGGCACCGCGCGCGCCGCCATTGAGGCGCAGATCGCTCAAGCGCGGGAGTTGGTGGAGGAATAG
- the mutM gene encoding bifunctional DNA-formamidopyrimidine glycosylase/DNA-(apurinic or apyrimidinic site) lyase, translating into MPELPEVETTARELRPHLIGRQITEAAVYWPRSIACPSPEKFLSLVRGRRVLNVTRRGKYLVLPLTDGWTLLIHLRMTGNLRVQPVDRPVDPHTRVILSLDDGRALHFTDQRKFGRLWLVQDPETVLGGLGPEPLDRSFTARDLAACLRGRRTPIKAALLDQHCIAGLGNIYADEVLFAARIDPRRPADSLTDGEIRRLHAAIRMILAEAIRARGSTLQNYRPPAAESGRFQERLQVFRRAEEPCPVCGTPVQRIRLAQRSTFFCPRCQR; encoded by the coding sequence ATGCCTGAGCTGCCGGAGGTCGAGACCACCGCTCGCGAACTGCGCCCCCATTTGATCGGGCGCCAGATCACCGAGGCGGCCGTCTACTGGCCGAGATCCATCGCCTGCCCATCCCCCGAGAAGTTCCTCTCGCTCGTGCGCGGCCGGCGGGTCCTCAACGTCACACGGCGTGGCAAGTACCTGGTGCTCCCTTTGACGGATGGCTGGACGCTTCTGATCCATCTGCGCATGACGGGCAATCTGCGCGTCCAGCCGGTTGACCGCCCTGTGGACCCCCACACCCGGGTGATCCTATCGCTGGATGACGGCCGGGCGCTCCATTTCACAGATCAGCGAAAATTTGGGCGATTGTGGCTGGTGCAGGATCCGGAGACGGTGCTGGGCGGGCTGGGGCCGGAGCCGCTCGATCGATCGTTTACAGCCAGAGATCTGGCCGCCTGCCTGCGGGGACGCCGTACGCCTATCAAGGCGGCGCTTCTGGATCAGCACTGCATCGCTGGCCTGGGGAACATCTACGCGGATGAGGTTCTGTTCGCGGCGCGCATCGACCCCCGTCGCCCGGCTGATAGCCTGACCGACGGGGAGATCCGTCGGCTTCACGCGGCGATCCGGATGATCCTGGCCGAGGCGATCCGGGCCAGAGGCAGTACCCTCCAGAACTACCGCCCTCCGGCGGCGGAAAGCGGCCGATTCCAGGAGCGTCTCCAGGTCTTCCGGCGGGCAGAGGAGCCCTGCCCGGTGTGTGGCACCCCCGTCCAGCGCATTCGGCTGGCCCAGCGTTCCACCTTCTTCTGTCCCCGTTGTCAGCGGTGA